The Granulicella sibirica genome has a segment encoding these proteins:
- a CDS encoding NAD(P)-dependent oxidoreductase: MRILVIGATGGTGREIVLQALANGYQVNALALSAADATPLLPGADIIQGDALDGQAVAKALAGCDSVISALGTKLALLHKETLLSTATRVLIGEMHKKAIKRLLCITGIGAGDSHGHGGFLYDHIAQPLLLSSIYKDKDRQEDEIRKSGLDWTIVRPTNLTDDPATGNIRALTDLTDFHGGSIARADVAHFLITELEDRRWACQSPVITSGVA, encoded by the coding sequence ATGAGGATTCTCGTCATCGGCGCGACCGGCGGCACAGGGAGAGAGATCGTTCTACAAGCGCTAGCTAATGGCTACCAAGTGAACGCATTGGCGCTCTCAGCCGCGGACGCTACGCCGCTACTCCCTGGAGCTGACATCATTCAAGGCGACGCCTTGGATGGCCAAGCCGTCGCAAAGGCACTGGCCGGGTGTGATAGCGTCATCAGCGCGTTGGGAACGAAACTTGCCCTGCTCCACAAAGAGACGCTTCTCTCGACCGCGACGCGCGTCCTGATCGGCGAGATGCACAAGAAGGCCATCAAGCGTCTGTTGTGCATCACCGGGATCGGCGCGGGGGACAGTCATGGTCATGGCGGCTTTCTGTACGACCACATCGCTCAGCCGCTGCTCCTTAGCTCAATTTACAAAGATAAAGATCGGCAAGAAGATGAGATTCGCAAGAGCGGTCTCGATTGGACAATCGTTAGACCCACCAACCTGACTGACGACCCCGCCACTGGCAACATACGCGCCCTCACGGATTTGACCGACTTCCATGGGGGCAGCATCGCGCGAGCGGATGTTGCCCACTTCCTCATCACCGAGCTTGAGGATCGACGCTGGGCTTGCCAATCGCCGGTAATTACGTCGGGAGTCGCGTGA
- a CDS encoding SDR family NAD(P)-dependent oxidoreductase, whose translation MNFLNKVAVVTGASQGIGKAIATRLASDGATVVIDYRDQSEMADELISDLKDKGYKASAFQADMSKGADCDALIEHVVSTFGVIDILVSNAGVEHFGKLEDITQEDFTRVFSINVAGQLFVTQAASRHIPSGGRIVLTSSVSARRSVLHHTLYAASKAAVSAMVLNLAPELGERGITINAVAPGGTQTNMAKDAGKLYVRPGLEDLPFDRLMKATSALRRLAQPEEIAAAVAFLASDEASYITGSTLAVDGGTY comes from the coding sequence ATGAACTTTCTTAATAAAGTTGCAGTTGTGACAGGTGCGAGCCAAGGTATTGGAAAAGCCATAGCTACTCGACTCGCCAGCGATGGAGCAACGGTCGTCATCGACTATAGAGATCAGTCTGAGATGGCTGACGAATTGATCTCGGACCTGAAGGATAAAGGCTACAAAGCAAGCGCTTTTCAAGCCGACATGAGCAAAGGTGCAGACTGTGACGCACTCATCGAGCACGTGGTCAGTACCTTCGGAGTCATCGATATCTTGGTCAGCAATGCCGGAGTGGAGCATTTCGGCAAGTTGGAAGATATCACCCAGGAAGATTTCACCCGTGTGTTTTCCATTAACGTCGCCGGACAGCTTTTCGTGACTCAAGCCGCTTCCCGTCACATCCCGTCCGGCGGGCGAATAGTGCTGACTTCGTCGGTCAGTGCCCGCCGTTCCGTCTTGCACCATACGCTTTACGCCGCTAGCAAAGCTGCCGTTTCAGCAATGGTCCTTAATCTGGCGCCAGAGCTGGGCGAACGTGGAATCACCATCAACGCCGTTGCACCTGGGGGCACACAAACGAATATGGCAAAAGATGCGGGGAAGCTATATGTGCGGCCGGGACTGGAAGACCTGCCGTTTGACCGGTTGATGAAAGCCACGTCAGCGTTGCGACGTCTGGCACAGCCGGAAGAGATCGCCGCCGCTGTGGCGTTCCTCGCCTCTGATGAGGCGTCCTATATCACCGGCAGTACGCTTGCTGTCGATGGCGGAACGTATTGA
- a CDS encoding helix-turn-helix domain-containing protein, with product MECALLRLARKRNVLFLYPALRPQIARAKGRLRGKQPKLSDKQQKELSRMHGTGQYTISDLAELFSISRPTVYRTLLRSARP from the coding sequence GTGGAATGCGCCCTGCTTCGTCTCGCCCGAAAGAGGAATGTCCTTTTCTTGTACCCGGCGCTCCGTCCACAGATCGCTCGCGCAAAAGGCAGACTCCGGGGCAAACAGCCTAAGCTGTCAGACAAACAGCAGAAGGAGTTGAGCCGCATGCATGGAACTGGCCAGTACACGATCAGCGACTTGGCGGAGTTATTCTCCATCTCTAGGCCGACGGTATACCGGACGCTTCTCCGTTCTGCCCGACCGTGA
- a CDS encoding DHA2 family efflux MFS transporter permease subunit has translation MPTPTDDSAESDLLDPLIWKISSVAVLGSFISQLDATVVNVSLSSLAATLHSSLSTIQWVTSGYLLALALMLPLSGWLVDRLGAKALYLWCLSAFTISSAFCGLAWSANSLIGFRVLQGMSGGLLAPMAQMMMARAAGKRMASVMGFAAMPILIAPILGPVIAGAILQFASWRWLFLVNLPIGVLAIFLAFLFLPNDRAETKPRDLDLLGLALLSPGLVLFLYGSDHILDRSGFLFLAFSIVLFIGFLKWATKKGDRALLDLRLFKGKAFSAAAITQFMANGTSFAGQMLIPIFLIRVGGRSPSATGLLLAPLGLGMMCGYPFVGTWVKRFGNRKVSAGGALLALVGTLPFVYMACHGLAIAILACALFIRGVGLSSVGVPSISAAYSSVKKQDLPMATTTLNIVMRIGGPTLTTVCATFLGWRLGTAHTGHAAQGAFTAAFLLLCAFHAFLFAAAMRLPHSAARRNEQAPDTALRALESVSE, from the coding sequence GTGCCGACACCCACTGACGACTCTGCTGAATCGGATCTCCTTGATCCTTTGATCTGGAAGATAAGCTCGGTCGCCGTACTCGGTTCTTTTATCTCGCAACTGGATGCGACGGTTGTTAACGTTTCTCTTTCCAGTCTTGCTGCTACGTTACACAGCAGCCTTTCGACGATCCAATGGGTCACAAGCGGCTATCTTCTCGCACTAGCGCTGATGCTGCCGCTGAGCGGCTGGCTGGTTGACCGCCTTGGAGCTAAGGCCCTTTATCTTTGGTGCTTATCCGCGTTCACCATCTCTTCAGCGTTCTGTGGACTTGCCTGGTCCGCGAATTCGTTGATTGGATTTCGCGTTCTACAGGGTATGAGCGGAGGCCTGTTGGCGCCGATGGCTCAAATGATGATGGCGCGCGCTGCCGGAAAACGAATGGCTAGCGTGATGGGCTTTGCGGCAATGCCCATCTTGATAGCGCCCATCCTGGGCCCAGTGATCGCAGGTGCGATCCTGCAATTCGCATCCTGGCGATGGCTTTTTCTGGTAAACCTTCCGATCGGCGTCTTAGCGATTTTCCTTGCTTTCCTGTTCCTGCCTAACGATCGTGCAGAGACGAAGCCCCGCGATCTTGACCTTCTCGGCCTCGCACTTTTGTCTCCTGGTCTGGTGCTGTTTCTTTACGGATCAGATCACATTCTCGATCGCTCGGGTTTTCTGTTTCTCGCTTTCTCCATTGTCTTGTTCATCGGTTTTCTCAAGTGGGCAACCAAAAAGGGAGATCGCGCTCTCCTTGACCTGCGCTTGTTCAAGGGCAAGGCTTTTTCGGCGGCTGCCATTACTCAATTCATGGCGAACGGCACCTCTTTCGCCGGACAGATGCTCATTCCTATCTTTCTCATCCGCGTCGGGGGACGTTCTCCCAGCGCAACTGGTCTGCTGCTGGCTCCACTTGGTCTGGGCATGATGTGCGGCTATCCATTTGTAGGAACATGGGTGAAACGGTTCGGGAACCGTAAGGTATCGGCTGGAGGGGCGTTATTGGCGCTTGTTGGCACTTTGCCTTTTGTCTACATGGCGTGTCACGGGCTTGCTATCGCGATTCTCGCATGTGCACTTTTCATCCGAGGCGTCGGTCTTAGCAGTGTTGGCGTTCCTTCCATCTCTGCCGCGTACTCCTCGGTAAAGAAGCAAGACCTGCCAATGGCGACGACGACTCTGAACATCGTCATGCGCATCGGTGGCCCGACTCTTACGACTGTATGTGCGACCTTTCTAGGGTGGAGATTAGGTACTGCCCACACCGGCCACGCAGCGCAGGGAGCGTTCACAGCGGCTTTTCTTCTTCTCTGCGCTTTCCATGCCTTCTTGTTCGCCGCCGCGATGAGACTTCCCCACTCGGCGGCGCGAAGAAACGAGCAAGCTCCTGATACCGCCCTGAGAGCTCTCGAGAGCGTTTCTGAGTGA
- a CDS encoding MarR family transcriptional regulator: MVTDSKASEGSRLAALAGELRVSIGKLNRRLREQAHPGDFTSAQKSVVHRLERDGPATVAGLAKAESVRHQSMRVTVASLETLKVVSGEPDPTDGRQTIFSLTPVFQKSLKTGRVAREDWLLRALHAQLAPREQEALSSAVELLNRVGDF, encoded by the coding sequence ATGGTTACTGACTCAAAAGCCTCAGAAGGATCACGACTAGCGGCACTAGCGGGTGAACTCCGCGTTTCGATTGGCAAACTCAATCGACGTCTTCGGGAGCAGGCGCATCCAGGCGACTTTACCTCGGCTCAGAAATCAGTCGTTCATCGCTTGGAGCGAGATGGCCCCGCAACGGTTGCGGGCCTCGCGAAGGCCGAAAGCGTTCGTCACCAATCGATGCGTGTAACGGTCGCCAGCTTGGAAACGCTCAAAGTTGTGAGCGGTGAGCCCGATCCAACCGATGGACGACAAACCATCTTCTCCCTGACACCCGTCTTTCAGAAGTCTCTCAAGACCGGCCGCGTGGCACGTGAGGACTGGCTCCTTCGAGCCCTCCATGCACAGCTCGCACCCAGAGAACAGGAAGCGCTCTCCTCCGCGGTGGAATTGCTTAACCGCGTTGGCGATTTTTAA
- a CDS encoding LysR family transcriptional regulator, whose translation MSQIDFRLLQSAIVLADELNFSRAASRLHLTQPGLTKQIQDLESQLGVKVFVRSSQGVEVTEPGLVFIEHAKLAVFHLERAVHLTRAAAKGAEVVVNFGSSPYIDPYIISTMLSVRLPLFPTMRVHTHSHFSQELMRQVSSGELDIAIVAAGEENSRLNFLELESHHLFALMQAEDAIARKRAAYLDDFDDRVWVLFGKHVHPTMHDSILSRAKELGIAPREIQYFTTAEEAAHLVVKHEGVAFLTRTGAWRVARNGLTMRPLDEPTLTVKTTLITRADDRTRLTSEYVRSAKRKFERKSDGDQQRLPLAV comes from the coding sequence ATGAGTCAGATTGATTTTCGTCTCCTTCAATCCGCCATCGTGTTAGCCGATGAGTTGAACTTCTCTCGTGCCGCTTCCCGCCTCCATCTGACCCAACCTGGGCTCACCAAGCAGATACAGGATCTGGAGTCGCAACTGGGCGTCAAAGTATTTGTGCGAAGCAGCCAAGGAGTTGAGGTCACAGAACCTGGCCTGGTCTTCATTGAACACGCGAAACTCGCGGTGTTTCATTTGGAACGCGCCGTACATTTGACTCGCGCGGCGGCCAAAGGAGCGGAGGTCGTCGTCAACTTTGGAAGCTCTCCATACATTGACCCGTACATCATTTCGACGATGCTTTCTGTCCGGCTTCCACTCTTTCCAACCATGCGTGTTCATACTCACAGTCATTTCTCGCAAGAACTGATGCGCCAAGTCAGTTCGGGCGAATTAGACATTGCCATCGTCGCGGCGGGAGAAGAAAACTCACGGCTGAATTTCTTAGAACTTGAAAGTCATCACTTATTCGCCCTTATGCAAGCGGAGGACGCCATCGCGCGAAAGCGAGCCGCATATTTGGACGACTTTGATGATCGAGTGTGGGTGCTATTTGGAAAACATGTCCATCCTACGATGCATGATTCGATCCTCTCTCGGGCCAAAGAGCTCGGAATTGCGCCTCGCGAAATTCAATATTTCACGACAGCAGAAGAGGCAGCGCACCTTGTGGTCAAGCATGAAGGAGTAGCATTCTTGACTCGCACTGGCGCTTGGCGGGTCGCACGAAACGGATTAACGATGCGCCCTCTGGATGAACCAACCCTTACGGTGAAAACAACGCTCATTACTCGCGCGGACGACCGAACTCGTTTGACCAGCGAGTACGTGAGATCAGCTAAGAGGAAGTTCGAACGGAAGAGCGACGGCGACCAGCAGAGGCTTCCATTGGCCGTCTAG
- a CDS encoding tyrosine-type recombinase/integrase codes for MTQPVQISAVPSITIFVRHTNECPRKADEFYKNCRCHKHLRWTYAGRQHRQAARTRIWKLAEDARRKIEAQYEAADPTKPIQSVSVEAKAAVTIERAVQLYVLDKRSQGLGGGVLKKYERELERFANFMAQRSKRFPHEIALDTLTEFRAEWSDTYPSSTTRAKVQERLRGFLRYCYEARLIDRVPSLSPIKVDEPPTMPLAPEQYSRLLEVIPDEFPAPKAQRVHAFVQLMRFSGLAVGDTVRLERDELLFDSKKRIYRVVTDRQKTGTDVSVALPPQVASEVISAMKLNRHPKHIFWNTGTGKLQTAVTNWQHDLRQIFRAAGQLEGHPHQLRDTFAVSLLERGVPLEEVSKLLGHTSIKTTEKYYAKWVKARQDRLDDLVMATWASGPALVETRA; via the coding sequence ATGACACAACCCGTTCAAATTTCGGCCGTGCCCTCCATAACGATCTTCGTCCGCCATACGAACGAGTGCCCTCGTAAAGCGGATGAGTTCTATAAGAACTGCCGGTGCCACAAGCACCTCCGCTGGACCTATGCTGGACGACAACATCGACAAGCAGCACGTACCAGAATTTGGAAACTTGCTGAGGACGCTCGCCGGAAGATTGAGGCCCAGTATGAGGCCGCAGACCCAACAAAGCCTATCCAGTCGGTCTCGGTAGAGGCAAAGGCTGCGGTCACAATCGAACGGGCCGTGCAGCTATACGTCCTTGACAAGCGATCGCAGGGTCTAGGGGGCGGAGTCCTCAAGAAATACGAGCGGGAGCTGGAACGGTTCGCCAATTTTATGGCTCAGCGTTCAAAACGCTTTCCCCATGAAATTGCCTTGGATACACTCACGGAGTTCCGCGCCGAGTGGAGTGATACCTACCCGTCATCAACCACCCGCGCGAAGGTCCAGGAACGACTCCGAGGATTTCTGCGGTATTGCTACGAAGCACGTCTGATCGACCGGGTACCTAGCCTCTCCCCGATTAAAGTCGATGAACCTCCCACCATGCCTCTCGCTCCAGAGCAATATAGTCGTCTCCTTGAAGTCATTCCCGATGAATTCCCCGCTCCAAAAGCTCAAAGGGTTCACGCTTTCGTTCAGCTCATGCGGTTCAGTGGACTCGCAGTGGGGGACACGGTGAGACTGGAGAGGGACGAACTCCTCTTTGATTCAAAAAAGAGAATATACAGGGTCGTAACAGACCGGCAGAAAACAGGGACTGATGTCTCTGTAGCACTTCCGCCACAGGTCGCTTCCGAGGTCATCTCCGCAATGAAACTCAATCGCCATCCAAAACACATTTTCTGGAACACCGGGACCGGAAAGCTTCAGACGGCGGTCACCAACTGGCAGCACGATCTCAGGCAGATCTTCAGGGCAGCAGGACAACTGGAGGGCCATCCTCACCAGCTTCGGGATACGTTCGCAGTGTCGTTGCTTGAGAGAGGAGTCCCACTGGAAGAGGTGTCGAAATTACTCGGACACACGTCGATCAAGACGACTGAGAAGTATTACGCGAAGTGGGTGAAGGCGAGACAAGATCGATTGGATGATCTCGTAATGGCGACCTGGGCTAGCGGCCCAGCACTGGTCGAGACTAGAGCTTAG
- a CDS encoding helix-turn-helix domain-containing protein produces MKRELDGLITQMHSSGVSYAEAVRQFKKRYLLMVLAHHKGNQCKAAEELGMHRNTLSRTLAELDMDSTQIRNGMKRPVASERGMPSERTAPRKVANL; encoded by the coding sequence GTGAAGCGCGAACTCGACGGACTCATTACGCAAATGCACAGCTCCGGAGTCTCCTATGCCGAGGCCGTCCGCCAGTTCAAGAAGCGCTATCTGCTGATGGTCCTCGCTCACCACAAGGGAAACCAGTGCAAGGCCGCGGAAGAACTGGGTATGCATCGCAATACTCTCAGCCGTACCCTTGCCGAGCTCGATATGGATTCCACACAGATCCGCAATGGGATGAAGCGGCCTGTGGCGAGCGAACGTGGCATGCCCAGCGAACGAACTGCGCCCCGGAAGGTTGCGAATCTCTAG
- a CDS encoding CvpA family protein, with protein MQLPNPQTFNAFDWFLVALLAWSTIMAFLRGIIRVLFSFAGLIAGIVLAGWYYHDLAVRLSHWIATKAAAEIISFLLIAIAVMVFVGLVGRLVSRTAKAIGLGLPDRLLGALFGFARGCLLGVAVMMAVAAFLPGSEWIARSRLAPYFLDGAHAVSFVVPNDLQRKILHGAEELKHNAPGWIKPHSQRDNETPVSSLPVRSKRIAASDSKEGSL; from the coding sequence ATGCAGCTTCCGAATCCGCAGACCTTCAACGCCTTCGACTGGTTCCTCGTCGCCTTGCTCGCATGGTCGACGATCATGGCATTTTTGCGCGGCATCATCCGCGTTCTCTTCTCCTTCGCCGGACTGATCGCCGGCATCGTACTCGCCGGTTGGTACTATCACGATCTCGCCGTGCGCCTCTCTCACTGGATCGCCACCAAAGCCGCAGCCGAGATCATCTCCTTTCTTCTCATTGCGATTGCGGTCATGGTTTTTGTCGGGCTCGTCGGCCGTCTGGTGAGTCGAACCGCGAAGGCCATCGGCCTTGGATTGCCCGACCGTCTGCTCGGCGCGCTCTTCGGATTTGCCCGAGGATGCCTTCTCGGAGTCGCCGTCATGATGGCCGTTGCGGCATTTCTCCCGGGTTCTGAGTGGATTGCACGTTCTCGTCTCGCCCCCTATTTCCTAGATGGAGCACATGCGGTATCCTTCGTGGTACCGAACGACCTTCAACGAAAGATCCTGCACGGCGCCGAAGAACTCAAGCACAATGCCCCGGGCTGGATCAAGCCACACTCGCAGCGCGACAATGAAACACCGGTGTCATCACTCCCAGTACGTTCGAAACGCATAGCAGCCTCGGACAGCAAAGAAGGATCCTTGTGA
- a CDS encoding phosphoribosylaminoimidazolesuccinocarboxamide synthase — MPALLTTDLSPLPLIARGKVRDIYSLGPEPDSDLLFIATDRISAFDHVLGSGIPDKGRILTQISAFWFDYLSDTVQNHLQPYIGPEAIQRLQPFSEVIEGRSMVVRRAQMFPVECVARAYLSGSGWKDYQQTGGVCGIPLPPGLRESDRLPEPIFTPAAKINTGGHDENISYKAVERTVGAEIARRLRDLTLDLFKRASEHAASKGLILADTKFEFGILPSLDPNDQGMPQIALCDEVLTPDSSRFWPAATYEPGGPQPSYDKQYVRDYLESIRWNKQAPAPSLPSEVVEKTRAKYLEAFHLLTGRTSLEA, encoded by the coding sequence ATGCCAGCTCTCCTGACGACCGACCTCTCGCCCCTCCCCCTGATCGCACGCGGCAAGGTTCGCGACATCTACTCGCTCGGTCCCGAGCCAGACTCGGACCTCCTCTTCATCGCCACCGACCGCATCTCGGCCTTCGACCACGTCCTCGGCAGCGGCATCCCCGACAAGGGCCGCATCCTCACCCAGATCTCCGCCTTCTGGTTCGACTACCTGTCGGATACCGTCCAGAATCACCTTCAACCGTACATTGGCCCGGAAGCTATCCAGCGTTTACAACCGTTTTCTGAGGTCATCGAGGGCCGCAGCATGGTCGTGCGCCGCGCCCAGATGTTCCCTGTCGAGTGCGTCGCCCGCGCCTATCTCTCCGGGTCCGGATGGAAGGATTACCAGCAAACTGGCGGGGTTTGTGGGATTCCCCTCCCCCCCGGCCTGCGCGAATCCGACCGCCTCCCCGAGCCGATCTTCACCCCCGCCGCCAAAATCAACACCGGCGGCCACGACGAAAACATCAGCTACAAGGCCGTAGAACGCACCGTAGGCGCCGAAATCGCACGGCGCCTGCGCGACCTCACCCTCGACCTCTTCAAGCGTGCAAGCGAACACGCTGCGTCGAAGGGTCTAATCCTCGCCGATACGAAATTCGAGTTCGGCATCCTGCCCAGCCTGGACCCCAACGACCAGGGAATGCCGCAGATTGCCCTCTGCGACGAGGTTCTGACGCCGGATTCGAGCCGCTTCTGGCCTGCGGCAACCTACGAGCCCGGGGGCCCGCAGCCCTCCTATGACAAGCAATACGTCCGCGACTACCTCGAGTCCATCCGCTGGAACAAGCAGGCGCCCGCTCCCTCGCTGCCGAGTGAAGTCGTTGAAAAGACGCGTGCGAAGTATCTAGAGGCCTTCCATCTCCTTACCGGTCGCACCTCGCTCGAAGCCTGA
- a CDS encoding helix-turn-helix transcriptional regulator — MLNVQSASPESALRPFIRAYVQREARLGVQELVEPVVARLGVMLEFEFAGSYEVRNYGSETLEDPNEISVIGPQGWRRSRLIIRGHIESLVIMFQPCGFHALFGVPTAPLSNAGTEGHSLLGPSVSQLHERLGNLRTFSERVNALDAYFSRQVARVNFADPVYRALHLLTVTGSGLKVADVARQMGVNVRQLERRSLAYAGVSPKALSRISRFSHALRLRAERSMSWTQIAHAAQYHDHMHMIRDFRELAGEAPTSAIQEIAPEHLIHFARNRLFDGN; from the coding sequence ATGCTCAACGTTCAAAGCGCCTCTCCGGAATCCGCCTTGCGGCCTTTCATCCGCGCGTATGTGCAGCGCGAGGCGCGCCTTGGCGTGCAGGAGCTGGTTGAGCCTGTGGTGGCGCGGCTTGGGGTCATGCTTGAGTTTGAGTTCGCGGGCTCCTATGAGGTGCGTAACTATGGGTCGGAGACGCTGGAAGATCCAAACGAAATCTCGGTCATCGGGCCCCAGGGCTGGCGGCGTTCCCGGCTGATTATCAGGGGACACATCGAATCGCTGGTCATCATGTTCCAACCCTGCGGCTTTCACGCACTCTTCGGCGTGCCCACCGCGCCGCTTTCGAACGCTGGAACGGAAGGGCACTCGCTTCTTGGCCCTTCGGTCTCTCAGCTTCACGAACGGCTTGGGAATTTGCGCACCTTTTCAGAGCGAGTGAACGCTCTGGACGCTTACTTCTCCCGCCAGGTCGCACGGGTGAACTTCGCGGACCCGGTATACCGGGCGCTTCACCTCCTTACAGTGACTGGCAGCGGCCTGAAGGTGGCGGATGTGGCGCGGCAGATGGGTGTGAATGTTCGTCAGCTTGAGCGAAGGTCGCTTGCGTACGCTGGAGTCTCCCCGAAGGCGCTGAGCCGGATCTCGAGGTTTAGTCATGCGCTCCGTCTGAGAGCGGAGAGATCCATGAGCTGGACTCAGATCGCACATGCGGCGCAGTATCACGACCATATGCACATGATTCGCGACTTCCGGGAACTGGCTGGCGAGGCTCCAACGTCCGCGATCCAGGAGATCGCGCCGGAGCATCTCATCCACTTCGCGAGGAACCGGCTATTCGACGGCAACTGA
- a CDS encoding SDR family oxidoreductase codes for MMKVFLTGATGFIGTRIIPELLGAGHTVLGLTRSEEGAKKLQAAGVEVHHGNIEDLDSLRKGAEKADGVIHCAMNHDFSQFVKNCEDDKNAILAMGDVLVGSKRPFLVTSGTGVGSNGPGKLATEDQFDTQHPNPRIGSELAGAAASEKGVSVSVIRLPQVHDTVKQGLVTYTIAIAREKGFTAYLGEGKNRWPAAHVNDVARLYRLALEKNVAGSRYNAVAEEGITAKEIAEVTAKGLKQEVRSLTPEEAKDYFGWMAMFAGMDLAASSKMTREQLGWTPTGPGLIADLEAMKY; via the coding sequence ATGATGAAGGTATTTTTGACGGGCGCTACAGGGTTTATCGGAACGCGGATTATTCCGGAGTTGCTGGGTGCGGGACACACCGTGCTTGGGCTGACGAGGTCGGAAGAAGGCGCGAAGAAGTTACAGGCGGCAGGCGTTGAAGTGCATCACGGCAACATCGAGGACCTGGACAGTTTGCGGAAGGGTGCTGAGAAGGCTGATGGTGTGATTCATTGCGCGATGAACCATGACTTTTCGCAATTCGTAAAGAACTGCGAGGACGATAAAAACGCCATCCTTGCTATGGGCGACGTGCTGGTTGGATCGAAGCGTCCGTTCCTGGTGACGTCGGGCACGGGTGTGGGCAGCAATGGGCCCGGTAAGCTGGCGACGGAAGATCAATTTGATACACAGCATCCCAATCCGCGGATAGGTTCAGAGCTGGCAGGCGCCGCGGCGAGTGAGAAGGGTGTGAGCGTGTCGGTGATTCGCTTGCCGCAAGTGCATGACACGGTGAAGCAGGGATTGGTGACCTACACCATCGCGATTGCGCGCGAGAAGGGCTTCACGGCTTATCTCGGCGAGGGCAAGAATCGCTGGCCCGCGGCGCATGTGAACGATGTGGCGCGGCTCTATCGTTTGGCGCTCGAGAAGAACGTGGCGGGGAGCCGGTACAACGCGGTTGCGGAGGAAGGAATCACGGCGAAAGAGATCGCGGAGGTGACTGCGAAGGGCCTGAAGCAGGAGGTCAGGAGTCTCACCCCCGAAGAGGCGAAGGACTACTTCGGATGGATGGCGATGTTCGCAGGGATGGACCTGGCTGCCTCGAGCAAGATGACTCGGGAGCAGTTGGGGTGGACCCCGACGGGGCCCGGCTTGATTGCTGACCTGGAAGCGATGAAGTACTAA